Proteins from a genomic interval of uncultured Desulfuromusa sp.:
- a CDS encoding ferritin family protein: protein MPEFGHPFSVLKQDRLLTHSELVRAIRFMVSAEYEAIQLYQQLAESTDNVLAQKVLIDIADEEKVHAGEFLRLLKELDPEEEKFYQEGAQEVEEEFLGMTSENNNGVAPSSGGQGLGIGSLKK, encoded by the coding sequence ATGCCGGAATTTGGTCACCCTTTCAGTGTTCTCAAGCAGGATCGCTTGCTGACCCACTCAGAGTTAGTTCGTGCTATACGCTTTATGGTTTCTGCTGAATACGAAGCGATCCAGCTTTATCAACAGCTTGCAGAATCAACGGATAATGTCCTGGCCCAAAAGGTTCTCATCGATATCGCCGATGAAGAAAAAGTTCATGCCGGGGAATTTTTACGTCTTTTGAAAGAACTTGATCCTGAAGAAGAAAAATTTTATCAGGAGGGAGCCCAGGAAGTTGAAGAAGAGTTTCTGGGAATGACATCGGAAAACAACAACGGAGTCGCACCCTCTTCAGGAGGACAAGGATTGGGAATCGGCAGTTTAAAAAAATAG